The Chryseobacterium geocarposphaerae genome has a window encoding:
- a CDS encoding CPBP family intramembrane glutamic endopeptidase: MEIVKKKTYKENYLLKTGIPVFICFTLLAIILDHFKITDPSSRETRFNDINNVTDMIIGGVVIAPLFEELFFRGVFTGKKYLKYISYFGTAFLVIMQQSYFLIPLLILFIILFELKAKNNFQKYSFFINALLFSLMHYKFSDLLNVSSYPSIIGTAGLALVLIWLVLNVGLWSSILAHFIVNGTLICTTIIAYENSGRTLEKVETNDFVMTYQYVSLFENKSSTEFSQSKGIKASNTSVFIINKLVCPNTELKKMYFGKFNITIKRKQNSTKKLDCQTFHELLNKSKIAEE, from the coding sequence ATGGAAATCGTAAAAAAGAAAACGTACAAAGAAAATTATTTATTAAAAACTGGAATTCCTGTATTTATTTGCTTTACACTTCTTGCAATTATTCTGGATCATTTTAAAATAACAGATCCATCTTCCAGAGAAACGAGGTTTAATGATATCAATAATGTGACGGACATGATTATTGGTGGTGTTGTAATTGCCCCTCTCTTTGAAGAACTTTTCTTTCGGGGTGTTTTTACCGGGAAAAAATATTTGAAATATATAAGTTACTTTGGAACTGCATTTTTGGTGATTATGCAGCAAAGCTACTTTCTGATTCCTCTATTAATACTGTTCATTATTTTGTTTGAATTAAAAGCCAAAAATAATTTTCAGAAATATTCTTTCTTCATAAATGCTTTACTATTTAGCTTAATGCACTACAAGTTTTCCGATTTACTAAACGTTTCTTCATATCCGAGTATTATTGGAACCGCAGGATTGGCATTGGTATTAATCTGGTTGGTTCTGAATGTTGGACTTTGGTCTTCCATACTGGCGCATTTCATTGTTAATGGAACTCTTATTTGTACAACAATTATAGCCTATGAAAACTCAGGTAGAACGTTGGAAAAAGTAGAAACCAATGATTTTGTAATGACATATCAATATGTTTCCCTTTTTGAGAACAAAAGCAGTACGGAATTTTCTCAAAGCAAAGGGATCAAAGCATCTAATACAAGTGTTTTTATTATTAATAAGTTGGTATGTCCAAACACTGAATTAAAAAAGATGTATTTCGGTAAATTCAATATCACAATAAAAAGAAAACAAAACAGTACAAAAAAATTAGATTGCCAGACATTCCATGAATTGCTGAATAAAAGTAAGATTGCCGAAGAATAA
- the sov gene encoding T9SS outer membrane translocon Sov/SprA yields the protein MTTHKYFNIFLFLSFLCISINAFGQENPATGISIKKDYELPDPTQYEAFYDIKTGMYLVYPKIGNIVTGVPTAMSPEEYKEFMLATQSKAYYKEKSDRYSLLFRKDKSDALKKGLIPALTIRNRLFETIFGSNKIEIIPSGFASFDFGGLYQKIDNPLILPQNRTSFTFDINQRIQLGLLGKVGENLQLKANYDTQSGFAFENKMNLVWQAKGNWKDLQSKGLGDVNSPGAGGEDKIIKRVEFGNVNMPLSTSLIRGSESLFGVKTEFQLGKTYGTVVLSQQQGEARNIVVQGGGVMNTFKINAIDYEENQHYFLGHYFLDGYDNALLNYPQINSRINITRLEVWVLDQGNSNLAYQKSIVGIRDLGEGASGTPDNSQNGLYNAISTAMGTRDPGTNYGDILQGGTFPGSTQPYSNGEQFIFNKKARRLNANEYTFQPQLGYISLNQKLNDQQLLAVSYSYTLNGTNQVYKVGEFSEESPVLVAKLLKSNTTVNVESPMWDLMMKNIYALDAAQVSQDGFILNVYYRDAQTGGKVNYLPNTNVQDTNLLKLMNWDRLNTNGDLQSNSGGTTGDGIFDFVNGITIRPETGKVIFTKVQPFGSNIQNLLGSNNPQYVFSDLYDKQKQAATYSNLSQRYTMEGRYKGTTGQGISLGAVNVPQGSVKVSANGVQLAEGVDYTVDYMLGTVTIINEQVKQSGQAINISLENQLTFNTQRKRFLGLNLERRFSENFILGGTVVNYSESPLTQKVNYGQEAVNNTMAGVNLMYNNQLPFLTRLTDKIPLVNTEAPSNLNFKMEAAYLLPGLNKGTDNQSYIDDFEQTTSKISLKEPAAWSLASKPEKNTQIPFNIAPPNDDITGGYGRGLLSWYSIDPRFWGVGGKAPAGITAQSVSNHASRRVQLSEIYNNRDFVAGEQTFTNTFDISYYPQEKGPYNVNPGSETTQQRWGGIMRPISVSNFVNSNIEYVEFWLMDPYADGKPLSNPGNTPKLLLHLGNVSEDILKDGFMQYENGLPTPASTSTTTSSNWGIQPKQPPVLYAFSSEGTDRTVQDAGYDGLTSDQEAARFGNTFINPVTNLADPAVDDFLFYMSDKFTGTQAASIVERYKYFRGPEGNSKSNSLEVSSQTPDAEDINKDYNLDQSENYNQYEVNLDQASLALGQNNIVDVKTVKANFQNGQSSDVKWYLFRIPVSQYVATEGDHSASVLNNVRFARLLLTGFDNTSTLRFGTMDLVRSDWRRYPNKIASETVDSPTEGTAGSSTMNDNFEVGSVNIEENGLNQPPYVLPPGIDRQVLSGNAGAQRQNEASLYMKVKNMREEARGVFKNTSLDMRRYKKLKLFLHAENLDDPTLSKVDNNLKFFIRFGSDATDNYYEYEASVKYTANTATAPLEIWPVENDVDFAIQDFVDAKIRRDKQSPNNITVRTRDAQFSHDNKDIYIKGRPSLGNITTIMIGVRNLPRGEINSKGRVFWVNEIRLSEIENDGGYAGNASLNFNLGDFATVNTSASYSSVGFGNIDSKPAERSQSSQSAFSINTAINVDKLLPEKSGMKIPLNYSYSQTIEDPKYNPLDTDVEFNKAANKAELKKVARTYTQQRSIGVVNMHKERVNQNKKPKFYDIENVSMTAVYNDDYYRDIYTKKNYRQYFRGYIDYNYTFKPWVIKPFNKLISDTAKSTKYLRWAKEFNFNPIPTKLSFRTEIDRNYNELEFRDIESILSGNFGSNFDVIKNRNFYFGWQYGLEFGLTKSLKLQVNSLTRTLNDNIDVNTMDNSSIFGNVFRAGRPVLYNHRVQLSYQLPFKYFPYLDFVEAELGYGFTYNWNARSTALLSSPEGSLGSIGQNTNVITAKASADIPKFFSQFKYFQNISAKMQKRKREIDSLNNVYTLAWDKKRYKYKSYKFKNKLTPLQSIANFMTSFKQLNFDYTETNGTVIPGLLSAPNWYGYGQTLGGPTAGFLLGSQSDIRRIAVENGWVSKSSLMTDPYIQMTTKELRADLQFVPLNDFRIDFNVLHTFNRNFSQSGYNDPQNLAYANHDFAFANDFVTYSNTVVALNTSFKDGAAIYQAIRANAVAISQQMGGPLNADGFTEGHSIANAYVLIPAFRAAVEGKSPKAIGNAKKAGLPIPNWRITYSGLKNIPIINGQFSKFDISHAYSATYTATGIQSSIDYYNIPTSGNNKDVNGDYINPYTFSQATYLESFSPLIGIDVTMRNNMQFGLQYNKNRMLLLGLVNHTLTEEANTEYVVRLGYIIRNFRLGMDNSRGSRSKGSDLNIRGDISLRDGQTSIMNILLNDSQVTGGQKVMNIKLSADYNVSENLNLRLFYEQLTSKYKISTAFPLSTIRAGISATFTFGDSGGF from the coding sequence GTGACGACTCATAAATATTTCAATATATTCTTGTTCCTGTCTTTTCTGTGTATTTCCATAAATGCGTTCGGACAAGAAAACCCTGCGACAGGAATTTCTATAAAAAAGGATTACGAATTACCTGATCCTACCCAATACGAAGCATTTTATGATATAAAAACAGGGATGTATCTCGTATATCCCAAGATTGGAAATATTGTAACCGGAGTTCCTACAGCGATGTCTCCGGAAGAGTATAAGGAATTTATGCTCGCAACACAATCAAAAGCTTATTACAAAGAGAAATCTGACCGGTACAGTCTGCTTTTCAGAAAAGATAAAAGTGATGCGTTAAAAAAAGGATTAATCCCTGCATTAACCATCAGAAACAGGCTTTTTGAAACCATTTTCGGAAGCAATAAGATAGAAATCATTCCATCAGGATTTGCTTCTTTTGATTTTGGAGGGTTATACCAGAAGATTGATAATCCACTGATTCTACCACAAAACAGAACCAGCTTTACTTTTGATATCAACCAGAGAATCCAGTTAGGACTTTTAGGAAAAGTGGGTGAAAACCTGCAGTTGAAGGCCAATTACGATACCCAAAGTGGTTTTGCATTTGAAAACAAGATGAATTTGGTATGGCAGGCAAAAGGAAACTGGAAAGATTTGCAATCTAAAGGACTTGGAGATGTAAATTCTCCAGGAGCAGGCGGTGAAGATAAAATTATAAAGAGAGTAGAGTTCGGTAACGTGAACATGCCGCTGTCTACCAGTCTTATTCGTGGGTCCGAATCATTGTTCGGGGTGAAAACAGAATTTCAGTTAGGAAAGACGTACGGAACGGTAGTATTATCGCAACAACAAGGTGAGGCAAGGAATATTGTCGTACAAGGTGGAGGAGTAATGAATACCTTTAAAATCAATGCAATAGATTATGAAGAGAACCAGCATTACTTTTTAGGACATTACTTCTTAGATGGTTATGATAATGCATTGCTTAATTATCCTCAGATCAATTCCAGAATCAACATTACAAGATTGGAGGTTTGGGTGCTGGATCAAGGGAATAGTAATCTTGCCTATCAAAAAAGTATAGTCGGAATCCGAGATCTGGGGGAAGGTGCATCAGGAACACCGGATAACTCTCAGAATGGACTGTATAATGCTATCTCTACGGCGATGGGAACCAGAGATCCCGGAACGAATTATGGGGATATCTTACAAGGCGGAACATTTCCGGGAAGTACACAGCCGTATAGTAACGGAGAACAGTTTATTTTTAATAAAAAAGCAAGAAGGCTAAACGCCAACGAATATACCTTCCAACCACAACTAGGATATATCTCATTGAACCAAAAGCTAAACGACCAGCAGTTGCTGGCTGTTTCATATTCATATACCCTGAACGGAACAAATCAGGTGTATAAAGTAGGGGAGTTTTCGGAAGAAAGCCCTGTTTTGGTAGCTAAGCTTCTGAAATCAAATACTACGGTAAATGTAGAATCTCCGATGTGGGATCTGATGATGAAGAATATTTATGCTTTGGATGCTGCACAGGTAAGTCAAGATGGATTTATCTTGAATGTTTATTACAGAGATGCACAAACCGGAGGTAAAGTAAATTATCTTCCTAACACCAATGTTCAGGATACGAACTTGTTGAAATTAATGAACTGGGACCGTTTGAATACCAATGGTGACCTTCAGTCAAACAGTGGAGGAACAACGGGAGATGGTATTTTTGACTTCGTCAACGGAATTACCATAAGACCGGAAACCGGAAAAGTTATCTTTACCAAAGTGCAGCCGTTTGGAAGTAATATACAGAACCTTTTAGGAAGTAATAATCCTCAGTATGTATTTAGTGACTTGTACGACAAACAAAAGCAGGCAGCGACTTACAGTAACCTGTCTCAAAGGTATACAATGGAAGGCCGTTATAAAGGAACTACCGGACAGGGGATTTCTCTGGGCGCGGTAAACGTTCCTCAAGGATCTGTAAAAGTTTCGGCCAATGGAGTGCAGTTAGCGGAAGGAGTAGACTATACCGTTGATTACATGCTGGGAACAGTTACCATCATCAACGAACAGGTAAAACAATCCGGTCAGGCTATCAATATTTCTCTAGAAAATCAGTTAACATTCAATACGCAGAGAAAACGATTTTTAGGATTGAATTTAGAGAGGAGATTCAGTGAAAACTTTATTTTAGGAGGTACTGTTGTTAACTATTCCGAGTCACCACTTACCCAAAAGGTAAATTACGGACAAGAAGCTGTAAACAATACAATGGCGGGAGTGAATTTGATGTATAACAATCAATTGCCATTCCTGACAAGATTAACCGATAAGATACCTTTGGTAAATACAGAAGCTCCTTCTAACCTGAACTTCAAAATGGAAGCTGCCTATTTGTTGCCGGGACTTAACAAAGGAACAGACAACCAGTCTTATATTGATGATTTTGAACAAACCACTTCCAAAATTTCATTAAAGGAACCTGCGGCTTGGAGCTTGGCATCAAAACCTGAAAAAAATACACAGATTCCGTTCAATATAGCTCCGCCAAATGATGATATTACAGGCGGATATGGAAGGGGATTACTGTCCTGGTATAGCATCGATCCTAGATTCTGGGGAGTAGGAGGTAAAGCACCTGCCGGAATAACAGCTCAGTCTGTTTCCAACCACGCTTCGAGAAGGGTGCAGCTTTCTGAAATTTATAACAACAGAGATTTTGTAGCGGGTGAGCAAACCTTTACCAATACCTTTGATATTTCATATTATCCTCAGGAAAAAGGACCTTACAATGTCAATCCGGGCTCGGAAACTACACAGCAGAGATGGGGAGGAATCATGAGGCCAATCAGTGTTTCCAACTTCGTCAATTCTAATATCGAATATGTTGAATTTTGGTTGATGGATCCTTATGCGGATGGAAAACCATTGAGTAATCCAGGGAATACACCTAAATTATTATTACATTTAGGAAATGTGTCCGAAGATATTCTGAAAGACGGATTTATGCAGTATGAGAACGGACTTCCGACACCAGCTTCAACATCTACTACGACCAGTTCAAATTGGGGGATACAACCAAAACAGCCTCCTGTTTTATATGCATTTTCCAGTGAAGGTACAGACAGAACGGTGCAGGATGCAGGATATGATGGTTTAACATCTGATCAGGAAGCGGCTCGATTTGGAAATACATTTATAAATCCGGTGACTAATTTAGCTGACCCAGCTGTAGATGATTTCTTATTCTACATGTCAGATAAATTTACAGGAACTCAGGCAGCTTCAATCGTAGAACGTTATAAATATTTCAGAGGTCCGGAAGGAAACTCTAAAAGCAATTCTCTGGAAGTTTCTTCACAAACTCCGGATGCGGAAGACATTAATAAAGATTATAATTTAGATCAAAGTGAAAATTACAACCAGTATGAAGTCAACTTAGATCAGGCAAGTCTTGCTTTAGGACAAAACAATATCGTAGACGTAAAAACTGTAAAAGCCAATTTTCAGAATGGGCAGTCATCCGATGTGAAATGGTATTTATTCAGAATTCCGGTTTCACAATATGTGGCTACAGAAGGAGATCATTCTGCATCTGTTCTTAATAATGTGAGATTCGCAAGATTATTGTTAACAGGGTTCGATAATACATCTACCTTAAGATTTGGTACGATGGATCTAGTTCGTTCCGACTGGAGAAGATATCCGAATAAAATTGCCAGTGAAACGGTAGATTCTCCTACAGAAGGTACAGCAGGAAGTTCTACAATGAACGATAATTTCGAGGTAGGTAGCGTTAATATTGAAGAAAACGGATTAAACCAGCCTCCATACGTTTTGCCTCCGGGAATTGACAGACAGGTTTTAAGCGGAAATGCGGGGGCTCAGAGACAGAACGAAGCTTCATTATATATGAAGGTAAAAAACATGCGGGAGGAAGCAAGAGGGGTATTCAAGAATACAAGCTTGGATATGAGACGATATAAAAAGCTAAAACTTTTCCTTCATGCCGAAAACCTTGATGATCCTACTTTGTCAAAAGTTGATAACAATTTAAAATTCTTTATCCGTTTCGGAAGCGATGCTACAGATAACTATTATGAATATGAAGCTTCAGTAAAATATACGGCAAATACGGCAACAGCTCCTTTAGAGATCTGGCCGGTAGAAAATGATGTGGATTTTGCAATTCAGGATTTTGTAGATGCAAAAATCAGAAGAGATAAGCAGTCTCCTAATAATATAACCGTAAGAACCAGAGATGCACAATTTAGTCATGATAATAAAGATATCTACATAAAGGGTAGGCCTTCTCTTGGAAATATTACAACGATCATGATAGGGGTAAGAAACTTGCCGCGAGGAGAGATTAATAGCAAAGGAAGGGTATTCTGGGTAAATGAAATCCGTCTTTCTGAAATTGAAAATGATGGAGGATATGCCGGAAATGCGAGCTTGAACTTCAATCTCGGAGATTTTGCTACGGTAAACACAAGCGCTTCTTACAGCTCCGTAGGTTTCGGAAACATAGATTCAAAACCGGCGGAAAGAAGCCAGTCTTCACAATCTGCTTTCAGTATTAATACTGCAATTAATGTAGATAAATTGTTGCCGGAGAAAAGCGGAATGAAAATCCCATTGAACTATTCATATTCCCAGACGATCGAAGATCCGAAATACAACCCGCTGGATACCGATGTTGAGTTTAATAAAGCCGCGAATAAGGCAGAGCTTAAAAAAGTAGCCAGAACGTACACGCAACAAAGAAGCATTGGTGTTGTGAATATGCATAAAGAAAGAGTAAACCAGAATAAGAAACCTAAATTCTACGATATAGAAAACGTTTCCATGACTGCGGTTTACAATGATGATTATTACAGGGATATTTATACCAAGAAGAATTACAGACAGTACTTCAGAGGGTATATAGATTATAATTATACGTTCAAACCTTGGGTAATCAAACCTTTTAATAAACTTATCAGCGATACCGCAAAATCAACAAAATACCTGAGATGGGCAAAAGAGTTTAATTTTAATCCGATTCCTACAAAGCTATCTTTCAGAACAGAGATCGACAGAAATTATAATGAGCTTGAATTTAGAGATATCGAATCTATTCTTTCAGGAAACTTCGGAAGTAACTTTGATGTGATTAAAAACAGAAACTTCTATTTTGGATGGCAGTATGGGTTAGAGTTCGGGCTTACAAAATCCTTGAAACTCCAGGTGAACTCGCTTACCAGAACATTGAACGATAATATTGATGTAAATACGATGGACAACAGTTCAATTTTCGGAAATGTATTCAGAGCCGGAAGACCTGTATTGTATAATCATAGAGTACAGTTAAGCTATCAATTGCCATTCAAGTATTTCCCTTATTTGGATTTTGTTGAAGCAGAACTGGGATACGGATTTACTTATAACTGGAATGCAAGATCAACGGCTTTACTTTCAAGTCCGGAAGGAAGTTTAGGATCTATTGGTCAGAATACAAATGTGATCACAGCTAAGGCAAGTGCTGACATTCCAAAATTCTTTAGCCAGTTTAAATATTTCCAGAATATTTCTGCCAAAATGCAAAAAAGAAAAAGAGAAATCGACTCTTTGAATAATGTATATACATTAGCATGGGATAAAAAAAGATATAAATATAAAAGCTATAAGTTTAAAAACAAACTAACGCCTTTGCAGAGTATAGCCAACTTCATGACTTCATTCAAACAGCTGAACTTTGATTATACAGAAACTAATGGAACCGTGATTCCTGGGCTTCTTTCTGCTCCGAACTGGTATGGATATGGACAGACATTGGGAGGACCTACTGCAGGATTCCTGTTAGGATCGCAGTCGGATATCAGAAGAATAGCAGTAGAAAACGGCTGGGTAAGTAAGTCATCATTGATGACGGATCCTTATATTCAGATGACAACAAAAGAATTAAGGGCCGATCTCCAATTTGTTCCTTTAAATGATTTTAGAATAGATTTTAATGTTCTGCATACTTTCAACAGAAACTTTTCACAGTCGGGGTATAATGATCCTCAGAATTTAGCCTATGCCAATCATGATTTCGCTTTTGCAAACGATTTTGTAACCTATTCCAATACTGTTGTAGCATTGAATACGTCATTCAAAGATGGGGCGGCAATTTATCAGGCGATTAGAGCAAACGCGGTTGCTATTTCTCAGCAAATGGGAGGCCCATTAAATGCAGACGGCTTTACAGAAGGTCATAGTATAGCAAATGCCTATGTTTTAATTCCTGCCTTTAGAGCTGCTGTGGAAGGGAAATCTCCGAAAGCAATCGGGAATGCTAAAAAAGCAGGACTGCCAATACCTAACTGGAGAATTACCTATTCAGGATTGAAAAATATTCCTATTATTAATGGGCAGTTTTCTAAATTTGATATTTCGCATGCTTATAGTGCAACGTATACAGCAACAGGTATTCAGTCAAGTATCGATTATTATAATATTCCTACTTCAGGTAATAATAAAGATGTAAATGGGGATTATATCAATCCTTATACTTTCTCTCAGGCAACCTACTTGGAATCTTTCTCTCCGCTTATCGGGATAGATGTTACCATGAGAAACAATATGCAGTTTGGATTGCAGTATAATAAGAACAGAATGTTACTTTTAGGATTGGTAAACCATACCCTTACTGAAGAAGCCAACACAGAATATGTAGTAAGATTGGGCTATATTATTCGAAACTTCAGATTGGGGATGGACAATTCAAGAGGAAGCAGATCTAAAGGAAGTGATCTTAATATTAGAGGAGATATTTCATTAAGAGACGGCCAGACAAGTATTATGAATATTCTGCTAAATGATTCTCAGGTTACAGGAGGACAAAAAGTAATGAATATTAAACTTTCTGCAGATTATAATGTTTCCGAAAACCTGAATTTAAGATTGTTCTATGAGCAATTAACTTCAAAATATAAAATATCCACGGCATTCCCGTTATCTACAATTCGGGCGGGGATTTCAGCAACCTTTACGTTTGGTGATTCCGGTGGTTTCTAA
- the ruvA gene encoding Holliday junction branch migration protein RuvA, whose amino-acid sequence MIFSLQGTVQELTPTYAVINVQGVGYYVGISLLTSQKLLLNQETFLFIQQIIREDAHLLFGFNTRSEKEMFNLLISVNGVGAVSALILLSTFSLNEIASAVLSGNSALIQKAKGIGAKTAERIIVDLKDKVQKFNTSEENISTFVNNKIKEESLSALEVLGIPKRMSEKIADKIIKQNPSISVEELVKQILKNI is encoded by the coding sequence ATGATATTTTCTTTACAAGGAACTGTTCAGGAGCTTACCCCTACGTATGCAGTAATTAATGTGCAGGGTGTAGGTTATTATGTGGGAATCAGCTTGCTAACCTCGCAAAAACTTCTTCTGAATCAAGAAACTTTTTTATTTATACAGCAGATTATCCGGGAAGACGCTCATTTACTTTTCGGTTTTAACACTCGTTCCGAAAAAGAAATGTTTAATTTGTTAATAAGCGTTAACGGTGTTGGTGCCGTTTCTGCCTTGATCTTACTCTCTACTTTCAGCCTTAACGAAATCGCTTCTGCAGTCCTTTCCGGCAATAGTGCCCTGATTCAAAAGGCTAAAGGAATAGGGGCTAAAACAGCTGAAAGAATTATTGTTGATTTGAAAGATAAAGTCCAAAAATTCAACACTTCAGAAGAAAATATTTCTACATTTGTAAATAATAAAATTAAGGAAGAATCGTTATCTGCATTAGAAGTTTTGGGAATTCCTAAACGAATGAGTGAGAAAATTGCAGATAAAATAATTAAACAAAATCCAAGTATTTCGGTAGAAGAATTGGTAAAACAAATTTTAAAAAACATTTAA
- the gcvH gene encoding glycine cleavage system protein GcvH, whose translation MNTPSELKYTKDHEWIKIEGNVATIGITDFAQGELGDIVYVDVDTVDDELNGGDVFGSVEAVKTVSDLFLPISGKVIEFNSDLEDQPELLNSDPYGNGWIIKLEVAEGADHSELLSAEEYQAIIG comes from the coding sequence ATGAACACACCATCAGAATTAAAGTACACTAAAGATCACGAATGGATTAAGATTGAAGGTAACGTTGCTACAATCGGTATTACAGACTTCGCACAAGGGGAGCTGGGAGATATCGTATACGTAGATGTAGATACTGTAGATGATGAGCTTAATGGCGGAGACGTTTTCGGAAGTGTAGAAGCTGTAAAAACAGTTTCAGACTTATTCTTGCCTATTTCTGGAAAAGTTATTGAATTTAACTCAGACCTAGAAGACCAGCCGGAATTATTAAATTCAGATCCTTACGGAAATGGATGGATTATTAAATTAGAAGTTGCTGAAGGTGCAGATCATTCAGAATTACTTTCTGCAGAAGAATATCAGGCTATCATTGGATAG
- a CDS encoding VanZ family protein codes for MPIYWAFLTYMLLKPGEENHEYWFMFNGIDKALHLSIFAMLGFCFMAAFPRIRFSYFFQIILIYAFLTEIFQEEMGLGRSMETLDIVADTIGCLIGYYTYKALIKRFF; via the coding sequence TTGCCCATTTATTGGGCATTTCTTACTTATATGCTCCTTAAACCCGGAGAAGAAAATCATGAATATTGGTTCATGTTCAATGGCATAGACAAAGCTCTTCACTTAAGTATATTCGCAATGCTTGGTTTCTGCTTCATGGCAGCCTTTCCTAGAATTAGATTTTCTTACTTTTTTCAGATTATTCTTATTTACGCATTCCTTACAGAAATCTTTCAGGAAGAAATGGGGCTCGGAAGATCTATGGAAACCCTCGATATTGTTGCGGATACCATTGGATGCTTGATAGGTTACTATACCTATAAAGCACTTATCAAACGATTTTTCTGA